In a single window of the Candidatus Persebacteraceae bacterium Df01 genome:
- the gshA gene encoding glutamate--cysteine ligase has translation MTALLSAPLKDLEQRIVGAFADIEAWLREAFIQNPPVFYSSVDLRNNGQKIVSVDTNVFPGGFNNLPLASYPLAAEALRRQVGRLERCDSVLLIPENHTRNLAYLDNVVVLKHLFESAGINVQLGRLDGETLTLVSQSGASVSMLPVEREGGLLRCGNVTPCVVVLNNDLSAGLPPMLRDLSVPIMPPLKMGWITRRKSAHFHQYRRAAEELAALLNADAWLLSADFSVCHKVDFQRREGMECLAVSVEETLRQISEKYRQHGVTDEPFVVLKADAGTYGMGIMSVRHADEVFNLNRRQRNKMSVGKEGAVVRDVLIQEGVNTLDDVGSAPAEPVVYMVGDSVVGGFYRANKTRGRDENLNSRGMSFSPLPFQATCAPSTSTADDAGKRLYVYGVIARLAGLAAARELEAANLT, from the coding sequence ATGACGGCTTTGCTTTCAGCACCACTTAAAGATTTGGAGCAGCGCATAGTAGGCGCGTTTGCCGATATTGAGGCATGGTTACGTGAGGCGTTTATACAGAATCCGCCAGTGTTTTACAGTTCGGTAGACTTGCGCAACAACGGGCAAAAAATCGTGTCCGTAGATACGAACGTATTTCCTGGTGGATTTAATAATTTGCCATTGGCAAGTTATCCGTTGGCTGCGGAAGCGCTACGGCGGCAGGTGGGGCGGCTAGAGCGATGTGATTCTGTGCTATTGATTCCCGAAAATCACACTCGCAATTTGGCTTATTTGGACAATGTTGTAGTGTTGAAACACTTGTTTGAATCGGCAGGAATCAATGTGCAATTGGGGCGGCTAGATGGCGAAACGTTAACGCTTGTTTCCCAGAGTGGCGCCAGTGTATCAATGTTGCCGGTGGAAAGAGAAGGGGGGCTTTTGCGTTGCGGCAACGTCACTCCGTGCGTGGTGGTACTCAACAACGATTTGTCGGCGGGATTGCCACCGATGTTGCGCGATTTATCTGTTCCTATCATGCCGCCGCTGAAAATGGGTTGGATAACACGGCGGAAATCGGCGCATTTTCATCAATACCGCCGTGCCGCTGAAGAGCTGGCGGCGTTGCTCAATGCTGATGCTTGGTTGTTGAGCGCAGATTTTTCAGTCTGTCACAAAGTAGATTTTCAACGTCGTGAGGGAATGGAATGTCTTGCCGTGTCGGTAGAGGAAACCTTACGACAGATTAGCGAAAAATATCGTCAACACGGTGTTACGGACGAGCCTTTTGTAGTGCTCAAAGCTGATGCCGGCACGTACGGAATGGGAATTATGTCGGTGCGCCATGCGGACGAGGTATTTAATTTAAACCGCCGTCAGCGTAATAAGATGTCGGTAGGAAAAGAAGGCGCGGTTGTCCGTGATGTACTTATTCAAGAAGGCGTCAATACGTTGGATGATGTGGGCAGTGCGCCTGCTGAGCCAGTAGTCTATATGGTAGGTGATAGCGTGGTGGGCGGATTTTATCGTGCTAACAAAACGCGTGGGCGGGATGAAAATCTCAATAGTCGCGGCATGTCTTTTTCGCCGTTACCATTTCAAGCAACTTGTGCGCCGTCTACCTCTACTGCCGATGATGCTGGCAAGCGCTTGTATGTGTACGGCGTTATTGCCCGCTTAGCCGGTTTGGCTGCGGCACGCGAGTTGGAGGCAGCGAATTTAACATGA